From one Pecten maximus chromosome 8, xPecMax1.1, whole genome shotgun sequence genomic stretch:
- the LOC117333224 gene encoding sin3 histone deacetylase corepressor complex component SDS3-like isoform X1: protein MASSYTSSPRYVNDDDLDDDDLFDFDDDRDYDDNCTDEDTEDASETDMAKQQTEYTEIKEQMYQDKLAHLKKQLQQLQEGTLPEYIKKRRKIDQQFKERMRINEIWREYELEVVDRDYIIEKKIAAKDFEEKKIDLKEHLIADYEEKKRNIENERSSIDLMGGFLLSDSMEVKPITTRKLRRRPNDPIPLPEKRRKPSPAQLNFFLSEEDIMDDLRIINKVSGKPISKKSNLVHSPLETTVEARIDDGRLYYDKRWFHRNQPVFVECRDSANFNGVITAIGTQEIYVRKIEDNFKIRIYVSQLQKGRYMLRRRST, encoded by the exons ATGGCATCTAGTTACACATCTTCGCCGCGCTACGTAAACGACGACGATTTAGACGACGATGACCTGTTTGATTTCGACGATGATCGAGATTATGATGACAATTGTACTGATGAAG ATACAGAGGATGCCAGCGAGACAGATATGGCCAAGCAACAGACAGAATATACTGAGATCAAGGAACA AATGTACCAGGACAAGCTAGCTCATCTCAAGAAGCAACTACAACAGCTCCAGGAAGGTACATTACCAGAGTACATCAAGAAACGGCGGAAGATTGACCAACAGTTCAAGGAGCGCATGAGAATCAATGAAATATGGAGAGAGTATGAG CTTGAGGTTGTTGACAGGGACTACATTATAGAGAAGAAAATTGCAGCAAAAGATTTTGAG GAGAAGAAGATCGATCTGAAGGAACACCTGATTGCGGACTATGAGGAGAAGAAAAGAAATATTGAGAATGAGAGGAGTTCTATAGACTTAATGGGAG gATTTTTGTTGTCTGATTCCATGGAAGTGAAGCCCATTACCACCAGAAAACTACGGAGACGACCCAATGACCCCATTCCACTGCCAGAGAAACGGAGAAAACCTTCACCAG CTCAGCTGAATTTCTTCCTGAGTGAGGAGGACATTATGGATGATCTGCGCATCATTAACAAAGTTAGTGGGAAGCCCATCAGTAAGAAGTCCAACCTGGTACACAGCCCTCTGGAAACCACGGTGGAGGCAAGGATTGATGACGGACGTCTGTACTACGACAAACGCTG GTTCCACAGAAACCAGCCTGTGTTTGTGGAGTGTCGAGACAGTGCTAACTTCAATGGAGTTATCACAGCTATTGGAACCCaagag ATTTATGTACGTAAGATTGAAGATAACTTCAAGATCCGGATCTATGTGTCACAGCTACAGAAAGGACGGTACATGCTACGGAGACGATCAACATGA
- the LOC117333224 gene encoding sin3 histone deacetylase corepressor complex component SDS3-like isoform X2, which translates to MHIINSIMMASTGDTEDASETDMAKQQTEYTEIKEQMYQDKLAHLKKQLQQLQEGTLPEYIKKRRKIDQQFKERMRINEIWREYELEVVDRDYIIEKKIAAKDFEEKKIDLKEHLIADYEEKKRNIENERSSIDLMGGFLLSDSMEVKPITTRKLRRRPNDPIPLPEKRRKPSPAQLNFFLSEEDIMDDLRIINKVSGKPISKKSNLVHSPLETTVEARIDDGRLYYDKRWFHRNQPVFVECRDSANFNGVITAIGTQEIYVRKIEDNFKIRIYVSQLQKGRYMLRRRST; encoded by the exons ATGCATATTATAAATAGCATCATGATGGCTTCCACAGGAG ATACAGAGGATGCCAGCGAGACAGATATGGCCAAGCAACAGACAGAATATACTGAGATCAAGGAACA AATGTACCAGGACAAGCTAGCTCATCTCAAGAAGCAACTACAACAGCTCCAGGAAGGTACATTACCAGAGTACATCAAGAAACGGCGGAAGATTGACCAACAGTTCAAGGAGCGCATGAGAATCAATGAAATATGGAGAGAGTATGAG CTTGAGGTTGTTGACAGGGACTACATTATAGAGAAGAAAATTGCAGCAAAAGATTTTGAG GAGAAGAAGATCGATCTGAAGGAACACCTGATTGCGGACTATGAGGAGAAGAAAAGAAATATTGAGAATGAGAGGAGTTCTATAGACTTAATGGGAG gATTTTTGTTGTCTGATTCCATGGAAGTGAAGCCCATTACCACCAGAAAACTACGGAGACGACCCAATGACCCCATTCCACTGCCAGAGAAACGGAGAAAACCTTCACCAG CTCAGCTGAATTTCTTCCTGAGTGAGGAGGACATTATGGATGATCTGCGCATCATTAACAAAGTTAGTGGGAAGCCCATCAGTAAGAAGTCCAACCTGGTACACAGCCCTCTGGAAACCACGGTGGAGGCAAGGATTGATGACGGACGTCTGTACTACGACAAACGCTG GTTCCACAGAAACCAGCCTGTGTTTGTGGAGTGTCGAGACAGTGCTAACTTCAATGGAGTTATCACAGCTATTGGAACCCaagag ATTTATGTACGTAAGATTGAAGATAACTTCAAGATCCGGATCTATGTGTCACAGCTACAGAAAGGACGGTACATGCTACGGAGACGATCAACATGA
- the LOC117333224 gene encoding sin3 histone deacetylase corepressor complex component SDS3-like isoform X3: MAKQQTEYTEIKEQMYQDKLAHLKKQLQQLQEGTLPEYIKKRRKIDQQFKERMRINEIWREYELEVVDRDYIIEKKIAAKDFEEKKIDLKEHLIADYEEKKRNIENERSSIDLMGGFLLSDSMEVKPITTRKLRRRPNDPIPLPEKRRKPSPAQLNFFLSEEDIMDDLRIINKVSGKPISKKSNLVHSPLETTVEARIDDGRLYYDKRWFHRNQPVFVECRDSANFNGVITAIGTQEIYVRKIEDNFKIRIYVSQLQKGRYMLRRRST, encoded by the exons ATGGCCAAGCAACAGACAGAATATACTGAGATCAAGGAACA AATGTACCAGGACAAGCTAGCTCATCTCAAGAAGCAACTACAACAGCTCCAGGAAGGTACATTACCAGAGTACATCAAGAAACGGCGGAAGATTGACCAACAGTTCAAGGAGCGCATGAGAATCAATGAAATATGGAGAGAGTATGAG CTTGAGGTTGTTGACAGGGACTACATTATAGAGAAGAAAATTGCAGCAAAAGATTTTGAG GAGAAGAAGATCGATCTGAAGGAACACCTGATTGCGGACTATGAGGAGAAGAAAAGAAATATTGAGAATGAGAGGAGTTCTATAGACTTAATGGGAG gATTTTTGTTGTCTGATTCCATGGAAGTGAAGCCCATTACCACCAGAAAACTACGGAGACGACCCAATGACCCCATTCCACTGCCAGAGAAACGGAGAAAACCTTCACCAG CTCAGCTGAATTTCTTCCTGAGTGAGGAGGACATTATGGATGATCTGCGCATCATTAACAAAGTTAGTGGGAAGCCCATCAGTAAGAAGTCCAACCTGGTACACAGCCCTCTGGAAACCACGGTGGAGGCAAGGATTGATGACGGACGTCTGTACTACGACAAACGCTG GTTCCACAGAAACCAGCCTGTGTTTGTGGAGTGTCGAGACAGTGCTAACTTCAATGGAGTTATCACAGCTATTGGAACCCaagag ATTTATGTACGTAAGATTGAAGATAACTTCAAGATCCGGATCTATGTGTCACAGCTACAGAAAGGACGGTACATGCTACGGAGACGATCAACATGA